In Bordetella genomosp. 11, the sequence CCTCGTCAAAGGAGGTCTGAGTGGACGCTCGGCCAACGGCCGTCATCAACGCACCCGTCCGGTGCAAGGCATCGACCAGAACCTGCGCCTGAACCGGGCGCTGTGGCTCCTGGCCGAAGGCATGCGCCAGCTCAAGGCGTGATGCCTGGCGGACCTCGCTCATCTCGGGCGAGGTCCAGTTCATCTCATCCACCGGGTGCCCTCGGCGGCCCGTCACTCATCAACAGGAGAACCATCATGGCAACCACATCGGCACCCGGGCAATCGGTATCACCCATCATCGTTCCGGGGCAACTCGCGCTGCGCACCATCCGCGGCAGGAACGGCCCGTTCACGGTCGGCCGCCTCACCACACACCTCGGTGTGTTCGAGGTCAAGGACCCCGAGCTGGAGCAGTACCCCGAAGGCAAGTACGACGGGGAGTTCATCATCCGCTACATCTTCCCGCGGTCCTATCCGGTCGGTGGCGGGATGCGGTTCGAGATCCGCGCCAGCCTCGACGGAATGACGCTCATCGGTATCGACAAACTGAGCCGCGACGAAGCACGCGGCTTCGCCACCCAGGACGTCGATCCGCTCGATGAAGAGCAAGGGACGCAGCCTGCGGCAACGCCGGCCAAGCCCACCAAGGTGTCCAGGCCCGCCAAGCCCGCCCCCGAGCAGGTGTCCGCGGACCCTCTCGTCGATACCACGCCCTTCGGCGTGGATGCACCGACGCCCGCTGCGGCGGCTGCCCACGGCGGCACCGAGGACGGCGACGCCGGTCTGTTCGGCCTGCTCTGGCCGCTGGGCGAGTCCGTGAAACTGGATTCGACCATCGACCGCCGCACCCTGCGTGCTCAGATCGCCCGCCTGGGCGAAATGGGCTACGCGCTGGACTTCAAGACGCAGGAGTGGAGCCGCCAGGCCGAACTGCAACCTGCGTGATCGGAGACGCTGCATCCGCGGTGTTCTTCATCCACCCGCCGGGGTTCTTTCCCCATGCGGGGGAGACCCCGGCCTTTTCTTTGGAGGTCTCCATCATGTCCAACATCGCTTCAGATACCCACCGTTCCGCACTGGATGAAACCGCGTGGCGGGCTGTCTGCGAGACGGCTGCCAAGCAAGCCATCCATGGCTGCGGACAGTCTCACGACTGGTACGTGGAACTGTTCAGTTCAGAAGTTGACGTGCAAGTACATCGGTTACCCGAGCATCAGCAGGCATATGCCCTGCAGATAGCAGAGGAATACGGGGACTACGCAACACCCGCCGAAAGGCAGGAGACTCAGGACTGGAATGCCGAAAACGGTATTTGCATGCACGGCATCGATCGGGATTGCTGCCCGGCCGGTTGCGGTGATCTTGAGTACTGA encodes:
- a CDS encoding DUF3275 family protein, with the protein product MATTSAPGQSVSPIIVPGQLALRTIRGRNGPFTVGRLTTHLGVFEVKDPELEQYPEGKYDGEFIIRYIFPRSYPVGGGMRFEIRASLDGMTLIGIDKLSRDEARGFATQDVDPLDEEQGTQPAATPAKPTKVSRPAKPAPEQVSADPLVDTTPFGVDAPTPAAAAAHGGTEDGDAGLFGLLWPLGESVKLDSTIDRRTLRAQIARLGEMGYALDFKTQEWSRQAELQPA